A single region of the Manihot esculenta cultivar AM560-2 chromosome 12, M.esculenta_v8, whole genome shotgun sequence genome encodes:
- the LOC110628038 gene encoding uncharacterized protein LOC110628038 isoform X1, with protein MDQNNSISCSSSQMLSDPTCTDPYCFFCTMDEPDLSLRRAKMVQCFKEMTLRDDQEHVLVLSRLWNIAMTQPDDPEFPSLGIFECMGKLIDRGIKDKAWLLRGQNIYIPYYAAHIIGSYTMYKAEFAENAVISGVVLPLMELLRGKITWVEQRVAVRALGHLASHERTFEVIAEREEEIMELAMDLASNCLKTIYTKFIRVKDSKRLKYHCDLLTRGLGEREIENTRAEEWARQLQCWSLYLLNCFACKGRSLSLVCKKHFLKDLCSMWGGLGNRTSPGGIGLIRSLCNTKIGRESIANLEPVILSLCTTSSSSDYWQYMAIDSLLLLLKDRHTRYSVIDIAAPFLADLVELRSLNERTEIGEAITQTLLQDYNKIKYGGLSLKSQSAEEALREIWELKVERRKREELISDQELKERKDLARILKQEGNKKFWAGYFEQAVTKYTKALDLCPLKMRKERTVLYSNRAQCHLLLRKSEAAIRDTTRALSLSSSERPHRKSLWRRSQAYDMKGMAKESLMDCLMFVNGRIKSEQTKNVKIPYYAAHMINKQMNCTWIFAGVKSKSKLEEKANKSNRDDAGDQRGVLGMRTILE; from the exons ATGGACCAAAATAATTCAATCAGCTGCTCTTCATCACAGATGCTCTCAGACCCAACATGCACagatccttattgtttcttttgcaCCATGGATGAACCAGACCTATCTCTTAGAAGAGCCAAAATGGTCCAGTGTTTCAAAGAAATGACTCTCAGAGATGACCAAGAACATGTGTTGGTCTTAAGTAGGCTCTGGAACATTGCCATGACTCAACCTGACGATCCTGAATTCCCATCTCTTGGCATCTTTGAATGCATGGGGAAACTTATAGACAGAGGGATCAAAGATAAAGCATGGCTGCTTAGAGGCCAAAACATCTATATCCCGTACTACGCTGCTCATATCATTGGTTCCTACACCATGTACAAGGCTGAATTTGCAGAGAATGCAGTTATCTCAGGAGTGGTTTTGCCTTTAATGGAGCTTCTTAGAGGGAAGATCACATGGGTAGAGCAAAGAGTTGCAGTCCGAGCACTAGGTCACTTGGCTAGCCATGAGAGAACCTTTGAAGTCATTGCTGAGCGTGAAGAGGAGATCATGGAGCTGGCTATGGACTTAGCTAGCAATTGCCTTAAAACAATCTACACAAAGTTTATTAGGGTAAAAGATAGCAAGAGATTGAAGTACCACTGCGACCTGCTCACAAGAGGGcttggagagagagagatagagaataCAAGGGCAGAGGAATGGGCTCGCCAGTTACAGTGCTGGTCTCTGTATCTCTTAAACTGCTTTGCATGTAAAGGAAGATCTCTTAGTCTCGTCTGCAAGAAACACTTCTTGAAGGATCTGTGTAGCATGTGGGGTGGCTTAGGGAACCGCACGTCACCTGGTGGGATTGGACTCATAAGAAGTTTATGCAACACTAAGATTGGAAGAGAAAGCATAGCAAATTTGGAACCAGTGATATTGAGTCTCTGCACAACCTCAAGTTCTTCTGATTATTGGCAGTACATGGCTATAGATTCTCTTCTCTTACTTCTCAAAGACAGACATACGAGATATAGCGTCATAGACATAGCAGCTCCGTTTCTGGCCGACTTGGTCGAGCTAAGAAGCTTAAATGAAAGAACCGAAATTGGAGAAGCAATCACACAGACGCTTTTACAAGATTACAACAAGATCAAATATGGGGGCTTGAGTTTGAAGAGCCAAAGTGCAGAGGAAGCATTAAGGGAGATATGGGAATTGAAGGTGGAGAGGAGAAAGAGAGAGGAGCTGATTTCTGATCAGGAACTGAAAGAGAGGAAAGACTTGGCCCGCATATTAAAACAAGAGGGAAACAAGAAGTTCTGGGCTGGGTACTTTGAACAAGCTGTCACCAAGTACACAAAAGCTTTGGATTTGTGCCCATTAAAGATGAGAAAAGAAAGGACAGTTCTTTATAGTAACAGAGCTCAGTGTCATTTGTTGCTTAGAAAATCAGAAGCAGCCATTAGGGACACCACTAGAGCTTTAAGCCTATCCAGTTCTGAGAGACCTCACAGAAAGAGCCTGTGGAGAAGATCACAGGCTTATGACATGAAAGGGATGGCTAAAGAGAGCTTAATGGACTGTTTAATGTTCGTCAATGGCCGCATTAAATCTGAACAGACCAAGAATGTTAAGATCCCATACTACGCGGCTCACATGATCAACAAGCAAATGAATTGCACGTGGATTTTCGCAGGTGTGAAGTCAAAGAGCAAACTTGAAGAAAAGGCAAATAAATCCAATAGGGATGATGCTGGGGATCAAAGAGGTGTTCTTG GAATGCGCACTATTCTAGAGTAA
- the LOC110628038 gene encoding uncharacterized protein LOC110628038 isoform X2: protein MDQNNSISCSSSQMLSDPTCTDPYCFFCTMDEPDLSLRRAKMVQCFKEMTLRDDQEHVLVLSRLWNIAMTQPDDPEFPSLGIFECMGKLIDRGIKDKAWLLRGQNIYIPYYAAHIIGSYTMYKAEFAENAVISGVVLPLMELLRGKITWVEQRVAVRALGHLASHERTFEVIAEREEEIMELAMDLASNCLKTIYTKFIRVKDSKRLKYHCDLLTRGLGEREIENTRAEEWARQLQCWSLYLLNCFACKGRSLSLVCKKHFLKDLCSMWGGLGNRTSPGGIGLIRSLCNTKIGRESIANLEPVILSLCTTSSSSDYWQYMAIDSLLLLLKDRHTRYSVIDIAAPFLADLVELRSLNERTEIGEAITQTLLQDYNKIKYGGLSLKSQSAEEALREIWELKVERRKREELISDQELKERKDLARILKQEGNKKFWAGYFEQAVTKYTKALDLCPLKMRKERTVLYSNRAQCHLLLRKSEAAIRDTTRALSLSSSERPHRKSLWRRSQAYDMKGMAKESLMDCLMFVNGRIKSEQTKNVKIPYYAAHMINKQMNCTWIFAGVKSKSKLEEKANKSNRDDAGDQRGMRTILE from the exons ATGGACCAAAATAATTCAATCAGCTGCTCTTCATCACAGATGCTCTCAGACCCAACATGCACagatccttattgtttcttttgcaCCATGGATGAACCAGACCTATCTCTTAGAAGAGCCAAAATGGTCCAGTGTTTCAAAGAAATGACTCTCAGAGATGACCAAGAACATGTGTTGGTCTTAAGTAGGCTCTGGAACATTGCCATGACTCAACCTGACGATCCTGAATTCCCATCTCTTGGCATCTTTGAATGCATGGGGAAACTTATAGACAGAGGGATCAAAGATAAAGCATGGCTGCTTAGAGGCCAAAACATCTATATCCCGTACTACGCTGCTCATATCATTGGTTCCTACACCATGTACAAGGCTGAATTTGCAGAGAATGCAGTTATCTCAGGAGTGGTTTTGCCTTTAATGGAGCTTCTTAGAGGGAAGATCACATGGGTAGAGCAAAGAGTTGCAGTCCGAGCACTAGGTCACTTGGCTAGCCATGAGAGAACCTTTGAAGTCATTGCTGAGCGTGAAGAGGAGATCATGGAGCTGGCTATGGACTTAGCTAGCAATTGCCTTAAAACAATCTACACAAAGTTTATTAGGGTAAAAGATAGCAAGAGATTGAAGTACCACTGCGACCTGCTCACAAGAGGGcttggagagagagagatagagaataCAAGGGCAGAGGAATGGGCTCGCCAGTTACAGTGCTGGTCTCTGTATCTCTTAAACTGCTTTGCATGTAAAGGAAGATCTCTTAGTCTCGTCTGCAAGAAACACTTCTTGAAGGATCTGTGTAGCATGTGGGGTGGCTTAGGGAACCGCACGTCACCTGGTGGGATTGGACTCATAAGAAGTTTATGCAACACTAAGATTGGAAGAGAAAGCATAGCAAATTTGGAACCAGTGATATTGAGTCTCTGCACAACCTCAAGTTCTTCTGATTATTGGCAGTACATGGCTATAGATTCTCTTCTCTTACTTCTCAAAGACAGACATACGAGATATAGCGTCATAGACATAGCAGCTCCGTTTCTGGCCGACTTGGTCGAGCTAAGAAGCTTAAATGAAAGAACCGAAATTGGAGAAGCAATCACACAGACGCTTTTACAAGATTACAACAAGATCAAATATGGGGGCTTGAGTTTGAAGAGCCAAAGTGCAGAGGAAGCATTAAGGGAGATATGGGAATTGAAGGTGGAGAGGAGAAAGAGAGAGGAGCTGATTTCTGATCAGGAACTGAAAGAGAGGAAAGACTTGGCCCGCATATTAAAACAAGAGGGAAACAAGAAGTTCTGGGCTGGGTACTTTGAACAAGCTGTCACCAAGTACACAAAAGCTTTGGATTTGTGCCCATTAAAGATGAGAAAAGAAAGGACAGTTCTTTATAGTAACAGAGCTCAGTGTCATTTGTTGCTTAGAAAATCAGAAGCAGCCATTAGGGACACCACTAGAGCTTTAAGCCTATCCAGTTCTGAGAGACCTCACAGAAAGAGCCTGTGGAGAAGATCACAGGCTTATGACATGAAAGGGATGGCTAAAGAGAGCTTAATGGACTGTTTAATGTTCGTCAATGGCCGCATTAAATCTGAACAGACCAAGAATGTTAAGATCCCATACTACGCGGCTCACATGATCAACAAGCAAATGAATTGCACGTGGATTTTCGCAGGTGTGAAGTCAAAGAGCAAACTTGAAGAAAAGGCAAATAAATCCAATAGGGATGATGCTGGGGATCAAAGAG GAATGCGCACTATTCTAGAGTAA